One Leishmania panamensis strain MHOM/PA/94/PSC-1 chromosome 24 sequence genomic region harbors:
- a CDS encoding hypothetical protein (TriTrypDB/GeneDB-style sysID: LpmP.24.2070), with product MLSAAAAAAASPRPPSSALYTERLFYAALKQGNPSEARVEALAALALRHLPRSAETWAALRKALMEQSDLDGAPNRALWYVLDALMKHAPHVFVPLLAPRLLEYTIQQLPWELAGHRGQTLLWFEALVLSWEKVLPQRLYSAVRQHAVQSRSGAELHDLLKATQNSVDDGTSASSVDLQQLRDAWDAVQYMGEQEAGKSVFHARHTTTAVEVVDEDANKSSSFSAPVSRLHAMSIGNSDRTAGAGASGDDVTKTQQQQEEEEDDYTPDFVEGAKPRELPKLDLPKQRRRREGRRRPRADDLGM from the coding sequence ATGCTGAGTGCAGcggccgcggctgccgcatcACCGCGGCCCCCCTCATCCGCCCTCTACACGGAACGGCTCTTCTATGCCGCGCTGAAGCAGGGAAACCCGTCAGAGGCGCGGGTGGAGGCactggcagcgctggcgctccGGCACCTCCCGAGGTCTGCTGAGACatgggcggcgctgcgcaaggcgcTGATGGAGCAGTCGGACCTCGATGGGGCACCTAACCGTGCGTTGTGGTACGTCCTTGACGCACTCATGAAACACGCCCCGCACGTGTTTGTGCCTCTGCTCGCCCCACGCCTGCTCGAGTACACCATCCAACAACTGCCGTGGGAGCTGGCGGGGCACCGCGGTCAGACATTGTTGTGGTTTGAGGCGCTTGTCCTGTCGtgggagaaggtgctgccgcagcggctctACAGCGCCGTCCGCCAGCACGCTGTGCAGTCGAGGAGCGGGGCAGAGCTGCATGATCTTCTCAAAGCGACTCAGAACTCAGTTGATGACGGCACGTCCGCTTCCTCGGTagacctgcagcagctgcgcgacgcgTGGGATGCTGTCCAGTACATGGGCGAACAGGAGGCGGGCAAGTCTGTTTTTCATGCTCgtcacaccaccaccgcggtTGAGGTGGTGGACGAGGATGCAAACAAGTCTTCGTCCTTCTCAGCACCCGTTAGTAGGCTGCACGCGATGTCGATCGGCAACAGTGACCGCACAGCAGGGGCAGGCGCGTCGGGCGATGATGTGACTAAgacgcaacagcaacaggaggaggaggaggacgactaCACGCCGGACTTTGTGGAAGGCGCCAAACCGCGTGAGCTACCAAAATTGGACCTTCCAAAACAAAGGCGGAGACGAGAGGGTCGACGCAGACCTCGCGCAGACGACCTCGGCATGTGA
- a CDS encoding hypothetical protein (TriTrypDB/GeneDB-style sysID: LpmP.24.2090), translating to MSVQAERDELLLYALQHPPPNVRLKLPDGSASLEHIDLTSCPSPTALYAEAEKAARHAKRKKVPTFELDMTKFFTFLGGSSGCVERVRNASSASLSKHSHSLSELSANAETRPDASDTNGEPHSPSDNLFPPPDTHGDSDIPQLAASEQSSPRPGQPPTREESSTAQENKGFLGYFMSALKTLGNIGGTAAGPVHARTGSGRPASMANGTSTSSAEKGKGVPLVTATGSSRGNILASMLKPLTSIQGTQPSSPAASQSVTAKEEPNIAGVARRIERVRIPLCGTTPGTISSNIETQLGLLLDTTEGQRKTSEETTAAAFNPPRPPHIQLCEVIDSAPLAPFLDTLPIFAYEILLMATGVLLTKNRDKYARELGNVYRRVFNITDEQHARSLANVTPPALRRVLDNRDTVAKAERRRYLSELRPDASTFRLLCDNSNDDDFVSRTEQLQSIIERYPDLPGDTQVPLSLRSMVFAACLIPMYQLDLSTLSPIYSERDVTSCLAALREYIGILPQTERFCHLHAQLLANDKCGSGEAQTVFLKDVARAVSRHDTSSIANATLTPAVKYAYYVLQEAFCLSAVPMPWLDSSFSLDMQRSATAAFIETCLALPPCMPCAMVLVDDTPVMPPSSSSQDILLAFMEVFVNSGVFRSYAELVDKADVHCLSAAKLFQRVSNNLDTKQKAYCHMLTRSFPLASMLLLPGRLRIGAYVLLTQHWGGLYPDATNNVPKDFKTSLDAFLDYLLDGCDGEWRTSENEALCVLLMRATQRYLAPIGTLTQYDEAAHLQFAKQLMEEISPQWADAVERANAPLGDVMRYVRAVFGAPRPPPLGGDPAAHQYARVCSWLDIVTALTGKCLEGFPTAAAAAPSDKMPVLAAESKRVSTLSAELRGYPTLLSSGVQRLHSLVRVQEGFDECLARSQRQYDLVRRVTGAPPMLTAEIAEKIQSNLYSAVLKLCDSLSIYILTQDTVVYLMSKFMQLDAKQYKSMKRSAANSEDFPMPRIYPAVTMRRILDEVRSVFDRVRDIIDYASAVRQLHYRLGHNFTAGLFAVYVDGPELFFNPADAPLILADLDSVRDYFFSGKPDQHDTPLVEGEFRRTFQGAELLEKLYSVVQYVMSKPSSELVTGGVGVPPLHRLPECSDDSPWCQYVVRRVLEHRKGFKSSVWDNYKALMRAI from the coding sequence ATGAGTGTACAGGCAGAGCgcgatgagctgctgctgtatgCCCTGCAACACCCACCGCCGAACGTCAGACTCAAGCTACCAGACGGCTCTGCGTCACTCGAGCACATCGATCTTACAAGCTGCCCGAGTCCAACTGCCCTCTACGCCGAGGCTGAGAAAGCAGCGCGGCATGCCAAGCGAAAGAAGGTGCCAACATTCGAGCTCGATATGACGAAGTTCTTCACCTTcctcggcggcagcagtggctgcgtCGAGCGAGTCAGAAATGCGTCATCAGCGAGCCTCAGCAAGCACTCGCACTCCCTTTCAGAACTCTCAGCGAATGCGGAAACGAGGCCCGATGCGTCAGATACAAATGGCGAGCCGCATTCACCCAGCGACAACCTCTTCCCTCCGCCCGATACGCACGGTGACAGCGATATCCCCCAGCTGGCGGCATCAGAGCAGTCGTCACCACGCCCTGGGCAGCCACccacgagagaggagagcagcaccgctcaGGAAAACAAGGGATTCTTGGGGTACTTCATGAGCGCCTTAAAAACCTTGGGCAACATTGGAGGGACCGCTGCTGGGCCCGTCCACGCTCGGACGGGCTCCGGTCGCCCTGCATCGATGGCGAACGGTACCTCTACCTCCTCGGctgagaaagggaaaggtgTGCCACTCGTCACCGccacgggcagcagcagaggcaacATCTTGGCATCTATGCTAAAGCCGCTGACCTCCATTCAAGGCACGCAACCGAGCTCTCCTGCGGCGAGCCAGTCAGTAACTGCCAAGGAGGAACCCAATATCGCCGGTGTAGCGCGGCGGATCGAGCGGGTACGTATCCCACTCTGTGGCACTACGCCGGGCACCATCTCGTCCAACATTGAGACTCAGCTTGGTCTCCTCTTGGACACCACGGAGGGGCAACGCAAGACAAGCGAGGAGACGACAGCGGCTGCCTTCAACCCCCCACGCCCGCCACACATCCAACTGTGCGAGGTGATCGACAGCGCACCTCTGGCGCCGTTCCTCGACACTTTGCCCATCTTTGCCTACGAGATCCTCCTCATGGCCACCGGTGTGCTGCTCACGAAGAATAGGGACAAGTACGCGCGAGAGCTAGGAAACGTGTACCGACGTGTTTTCAACATCACCGacgagcagcacgcacgGTCGCTGGCCAATGTTACCCCACCCGCCTTGCGGCGTGTGCTTGACAATAGAGACAcagtggcgaaggcggaACGCCGTCGGTATCTCTCGGAGCTGCGCCCTGATGCGTCCACGTTCCGGCTACTCTGCGACAACTCCAACGATGACGACTTTGTGAGTCGcacggagcagctgcagagcatAATTGAACGCTACCCGGACTTACCGGGCGACACTCAAGTACCCCTCTCCCTACGCTCCATGGTGTTCGCTGCTTGTCTCATCCCAATGTACCAGCTGGACCTCAGCACCCTCAGCCCCATCTACAGCGAGAGGGACGTGACAAGTTGTCTCGCGGCGCTACGGGAGTACATTGGCATTCTGCCGCAGACAGAGCGCTTTTGCCACctgcatgcgcagctgctggccaACGAcaagtgcggcagcggcgaggcacAGACGGTATTTCTTAAGGACGTGGCGCGCGCCGTCAGCCGCCACGACACCTCCAGCATCGCCAACGCGACGCTGACGCCGGCGGTGAAGTATGCCTATTACGTACTGCAAGAGGCCTTCTGCTTGTCAGCCGTGCCAATGCCGTGGCTCGACTCCAGCTTCTCACTCGACATGCAACGCAGTGCGACGGCAGCGTTCATCGAAACATGTCTAGCCCTGCCGCCGTGCATGCCGTGCGCGATGGTGCTCGTCGATGATACGCCGGTGATGCCTCCCAGCTCGAGCAGCCAGGACATTCTGCTGGCGTTCATGGAGGTCTTCGTTAACTCTGGCGTGTTCCGCAGTTACGCCGAGCTGGTGGACAAGGCGGATGTGCACTGCCTCTCCGCCGCGAAGCTGTTCCAGCGGGTCAGCAACAACCTTGACACGAAGCAAAAGGCGTACTGCCACATGCTCACCCGCAGCTTCCCACTCGCCAGCATGCTCCTCCTGCCTGGCCGACTGCGCATCGGCGCCTACGTCCTTCTCACGCAGCACTGGGGCGGTCTCTACCCTGATGCCACCAACAACGTGCCTAAGGACTTCAAGACATCCCTTGACGCCTTCCTTGACTACTTGCTGgacggctgcgacggcgagtGGCGCACAAGTGAGAACGAGGCGCTGTGTGTCCTGCTGATGCGTGCTACCCAGAGGTACTTAGCTCCGATAGGCACGCTGACTCAGTACGACGAGGCCGCGCACTTGCAGTTTGCTAAGCAGCTTATGGAGGAAATCTCACCGCAGTGGGCAGATGCGGTGGAGCGCGCAAACGCGCCATTAGGGGATGTGATGCGGTATGTGCGAGCCGTCTTTGGCGCGCcgcggccaccaccgctcgGAGGCGATCCCGCAGCCCATCAATACGCCCGCGTGTGCAGTTGGCTCGACATTGTGACAGCGCTGACAGGGAAGTGCTTGGAGGGATTTCCTacagctgccgcggctgccccGAGCGATAAAATGCCGGTTCTGGCGGCCGAGAGTAAGCGTGTGAGCACTCTCTctgcggagctgcgcggGTACCCGACGCTGCTCTCCAGCGGCGTACAACGCCTGCACAGCCTTGTGCGGGTGCAGGAAGGCTTCGACGAGTGTCTTGCGCGTTCGCAGCGACAATACGACTTGGTGCGACGTGTTACAGGGGCGCCACCGATGCTGACAGCCGAGATTGCCGAGAAGATCCAGAGCAACCTTTATAGCGCGGTACTGAAGCTGTGCGACAGCCTCAGCATTTACATTCTCACACAGGATACTGTCGTGTACTTGATGTCTAAGTTCATGCAGCTGGATGCGAAGCAGTACAAGTCGATGAAGCGTAGCGCCGCCAACTCAGAGGACTTCCCCATGCCCCGCATCTACCCCGCCGTGACGATGCGGCGCATTCTCGACGAGGTGCGTTCCGTGTTTGACCGCGTGCGCGACATCATCGACTATGCGTCGGCGGTGCGTCAGCTGCACTACCGACTCGGCCACAATTTTACTGCGGGCCTCTTCGCCGTGTACGTAGATGGCCCCGAGCTGTTTTTCAACCCCGCAGATGCACCGCTCATCCTCGCCGACCTCGACTCCGTGCGTGACTACTTTTTTTCGGGGAAACCGGACCAGCATGACACACCGCTCGTGGAGGGGGAGTTTAGACGCACATTTCAGggtgcggagctgctggaaAAGCTCTACAGCGTCGTGCAGTACGTCATGTCAAAGCCGTCTTCTGAGCTCGTCActggcggcgttggcgtgccgccgctgcacagGCTTCCTGAGTGTTCCGACGACTCACCGTGGTGTCAGTATGTTGTCCGCCGCGTGCTGGAGCACCGAAAAGGCTTCAAGAGCAGTGTGTGGGACAACTACAAGGCGCTTATGCGGGCTATATAG
- a CDS encoding hypothetical protein (TriTrypDB/GeneDB-style sysID: LpmP.24.2080): MMRSTPLSLAGVSGMAVYAPHCRVDLEQWCKWTGNNWDKVSSVVGQSFRITNHNENTYTMAANAVLRLIVNNKIDPTKIGFLGLGTESSSDNSAGAIIVKGMVDKGLHALNMPAISRHCEVPEFKHACLAGVYAMESATRFANADGGDRIAIAVASDIAEYALGSTGEQTQGAGATAMMLERDPKLFEVQLQYSGSASDYRGPDFRKPHRRHFMNLEEYTKSSANGKMADFPVFSGPYSTLVYQEEVTVAVEHMLARLQQSPGKYYDDVTALFFHRPYNMMPIQAMSFLYARGLARATSEEHKVHFAELCKQGKADPAAVVKELDVDPHYFQQIESGTDPKDAFPDTGKVAKVLRKDKKFIDLLEKKMSMGSPAMGNFGNLYTASLPCWLAAGFEEAYTRKLDIAGKPMVMVGYGSGDASMSIPIVPVPGWEKAAANINVSKALESPVCLDRAQYEALHTGAEKNDLAKDSRKMEFVIDRLGNRNEATFQDVGVEYYRYIQ, translated from the coding sequence ATGATGCGCAGCACCCCTCTTAGCCTGGCGGGTGTGAGCGGCATGGCTGTGTACGCCCCACACTGCCGTGTCGACCTTGAGCAGTGGTGCAAGTGGACGGGTAACAACTGGGACAAGGTGTCCAGCGTCGTTGGCCAGTCCTTCCGCATTACGAACCACAACGAGAATACGTACACCATGGCCGCCAACGCAGTGCTCCGCCTGATCGTGAACAACAAGATCGACCCCACCAAGATCGGCTTCCTCGGCCTTGGCACGGAAAGCTCGTCTGATAACTCAGCGGGCGCCATCATCGTGAAGGGTATGGTAGATAAGGGTCTGCACGCCCTGAACATGCCAGCCATCTCACGCCACTGCGAGGTGCCGGAGTTCAAGCACGCCTGCCTGGCCGGTGTGTACGCAATGGAGAGCGCCACCCGCTTCGCCAacgccgacggtggcgaccGCATAGCGATTGCTGTGGCTTCCGACATTGCTGAGTACGCGCTCGGCTCCACAGGCGAGCAGACGCAaggcgccggtgccactGCGATGATGCTGGAGCGCGACCCGAAGCTGTttgaggtgcagctgcagtacaGCGGTTCCGCTTCGGACTACCGCGGCCCTGACTTCCGCAAGCCGCATCGCCGTCACTTCATGAACCTGGAAGAGTACACGAAGAGCTCTGCCAATGGCAAGATGGCCGACTTCCCGGTCTTCTCCGGCCCTTACAGCACTCTTGTGTAccaggaggaggtgacagTCGCGGTGGAGCACATGctggcgcgcctgcagcagtcTCCGGGCAAGTACTACGATGACGTCaccgccctcttcttccaccGCCCGTACAACATGATGCCCATCCAGGCAATGTCGTTCCTGTACGCCCGGGGCCTCGCTCGCGCCACCTCTGAGGAGCACAAGGTGCACTTCGCAGAGCTGTGCAAGCAGGGCAAAGCAGACCCCGCAGCCGTAGTGAAGGAGCTCGACGTGGACCCGCACTACTTTCAGCAGATCGAGAGCGGCACAGACCCGAAGGACGCGTTCCCGGACACTGGTAAGGTGGcaaaggtgctgcgcaaggaCAAGAAATTCATTGAtctgctggagaagaagatgaGCATGGGCAGCCCGGCGATGGGCAACTTCGGCAACCTGTACACAGCTTCCTTGCCCTGCTGGCTGGCGGCCGGCTTCGAGGAGGCCTATACCCGCAAACTCGACATCGCAGGCAAGCCGATGGTGATGGTCGGCTACGGCTCCGGCGATGCGAGCATGTCGATTCCGATCGTCCCAGTGCCCGGCTGGGAGAAGGCTGCTGCCAACATCAATGTCAGCAAGGCCCTCGAGAGCCCCGTGTGCCTGGACAGAGCGCAGTACGAGGCTCTCCACACTGGCGCCGAGAAGAACGATTTGGCGAAGGACAGCCGCAAGATGGAGTTCGTCATTGACCGCCTTGGCAACCGCAACGAGGCCACCTTCCAGGATGTTGGTGTTGAGTACTACCGCTACATCCAGTAA